The Thiosulfativibrio zosterae genome has a window encoding:
- a CDS encoding sigma-54-dependent transcriptional regulator, translating to MSIAKILVVEDDAELQEALVDTLTLNQFEVLSVSSAEDALVALDDEIAMVFSDIRMDGMDGYELMKRIRAIKPYLPIVLMTAYGTIEQAVDAMKSGAVDYIVKPFEADVLVEKAKSYFYRDASSDEDFVVADPVTIQLKSMAKKVAESDATVLILGASGTGKEVLARFIHNHSKRAKQPFIAINCAAIPENMLEATLFGYEKGSFTGAMKAMPGKFEQAQGGTIFLDEIGEMKPDLQAKLLRVLQEQEVERIGSTKMIQLDVRVLSASNIDMKKAIARGDFREDLFYRLNVFPMRLPALKDRPKDIAAITEKLLHRHCVGSRVEPMMSAPALKKLLQYPWPGNIRELDNVIQRALVMISGDTIHAEDIILDDDYESAFTDENVTQDSEAIAAQPETLHEAIDSEPLSLDLKAREVQLILQTLKGFDGHRQKTAETLNISPRTLRYKLAKLKEEGYDVP from the coding sequence ATGAGTATTGCAAAAATTTTAGTCGTTGAAGATGATGCAGAATTGCAAGAAGCCTTGGTGGACACCCTAACCTTGAATCAATTTGAGGTGTTAAGTGTCAGCAGTGCTGAAGATGCTTTAGTGGCCTTAGATGATGAAATCGCCATGGTGTTTTCTGACATTCGTATGGATGGCATGGACGGTTACGAGTTGATGAAACGCATCCGTGCCATTAAACCTTATTTGCCAATTGTGTTGATGACGGCCTATGGCACCATTGAACAAGCCGTCGATGCCATGAAGTCTGGTGCGGTTGACTACATTGTAAAACCCTTTGAAGCGGATGTTTTGGTTGAAAAAGCCAAATCTTATTTTTACCGTGACGCATCCAGCGATGAAGATTTTGTGGTTGCAGATCCCGTGACTATACAGTTGAAATCCATGGCGAAGAAGGTTGCTGAAAGTGATGCAACCGTTCTGATTTTGGGTGCAAGTGGAACGGGTAAAGAGGTTTTGGCCAGATTTATTCATAATCACTCTAAGCGTGCCAAACAACCCTTTATCGCGATTAACTGTGCCGCTATTCCAGAAAATATGTTGGAAGCCACTTTGTTTGGCTACGAAAAAGGTTCCTTTACCGGTGCGATGAAAGCCATGCCTGGTAAGTTTGAACAGGCGCAAGGCGGAACCATTTTTTTAGATGAAATTGGTGAAATGAAGCCTGATCTCCAAGCCAAATTATTGCGTGTATTGCAAGAGCAAGAAGTTGAGCGTATTGGTAGCACTAAAATGATTCAATTGGATGTGCGGGTGTTAAGTGCATCCAATATCGATATGAAAAAGGCCATTGCTAGAGGTGATTTTAGAGAGGATTTGTTTTATCGTCTCAATGTGTTCCCCATGCGCTTACCGGCTTTAAAAGACCGCCCAAAAGATATTGCTGCCATCACCGAAAAATTGCTTCACCGCCACTGTGTTGGCTCAAGGGTAGAACCCATGATGTCGGCGCCAGCGTTAAAAAAGCTGCTGCAATACCCTTGGCCAGGCAATATCCGTGAATTAGATAATGTGATACAACGAGCTTTGGTGATGATTTCGGGGGATACCATTCATGCAGAAGATATTATTTTAGATGATGATTATGAATCTGCATTTACGGATGAAAATGTGACTCAAGATTCAGAAGCGATTGCAGCGCAGCCTGAAACCCTGCATGAAGCCATAGACTCAGAGCCGCTTAGTCTTGATTTGAAAGCAAGAGAAGTGCAGTTGATTTTGCAAACCTTGAAAGGTTTTGATGGCCATCGCCAAAAAACCGCCGAAACTTTAAATATCAGCCCCAGAACCTTGCGCTATAAGTTAGCCAAGCTAAAGGAAGAGGGGTATGATGTTCCTTAG
- the fliE gene encoding flagellar hook-basal body complex protein FliE gives MNNSIDTQSLMLQMRSLAAEAASQSAPVAKMGTGAEGAENFADLLSKSVNAVATEQNKSSEMKDAFERGEDVDLSEVMLQVQKASLSFQAMTQVRNKLVEAYQDVTRMPI, from the coding sequence ATGAACAATAGCATTGATACACAAAGTTTAATGTTGCAAATGCGCAGCTTAGCAGCAGAGGCAGCATCCCAATCAGCGCCGGTTGCCAAAATGGGCACAGGGGCAGAGGGTGCGGAAAATTTTGCCGATTTATTGTCAAAATCTGTCAATGCGGTCGCCACAGAACAAAATAAATCCTCAGAAATGAAAGATGCCTTTGAGCGTGGCGAGGATGTCGATTTGTCTGAGGTGATGTTACAAGTTCAAAAGGCCAGTTTGTCATTTCAAGCCATGACGCAAGTGCGTAATAAGCTGGTAGAAGCGTATCAAGATGTCACGCGTATGCCGATTTAA
- the fliF gene encoding flagellar basal-body MS-ring/collar protein FliF: protein MSDQPTLDPSLNPLSSEGSTLLKNLTSLSVAKQVSLVIALAATLALAVGIVLWSQNTQYTLLFGSMDAKDMSEVIQTLDQEKVPYKLEAASGAILVPEDVVHTLRLKLAAAGFPKQAATGYQILDLDQGFGISQFKETTNYHRALEGELAKSVSTINSVKSARVMLGLPKRSVFVRKEQEPTASVVVVLYPGRGLDEQQVNAIVYLVSSSVPNMKPQGVTVVDQNGNLLTSNNQIGTMQMSLKQLDYTRTVEETLSGRIIKLLAPIVGGQNKVRAQVTAELDFTQQEQTRENYEPDPAAIRSEQEVKEINRNDAPGGIPGALTNQPPRAGLAPEESYDPGKDPNLKNSKEKKTKNYELDRTVSHIKNSVGNIRRLSVAVVVDDKLTLDAEGQVVRTPLTDEELQGYRRLVTDTVGLDEARGDTLSVVNASFVQEVEEVVEGPAIWEQPWFWNLVKQVLAGLAVLIIIFGVIRPMLKDLSKREETFMDYPEDVAEEEEELENTDEISKALEQMNAEVEQVAEEAQENSKEEHDLIEKVKTIVAADPKLASFIIREWLKAGGK from the coding sequence ATGTCAGATCAACCGACTCTTGATCCCAGTTTAAATCCGTTATCATCGGAAGGCTCTACGCTCCTCAAAAATCTAACTTCTCTTTCCGTCGCTAAACAAGTCAGTTTAGTCATTGCCTTAGCGGCAACCCTTGCTTTAGCGGTCGGAATCGTGCTTTGGTCGCAAAACACGCAATACACCTTGCTCTTTGGCAGTATGGATGCCAAAGACATGAGCGAAGTCATCCAGACTTTAGATCAAGAAAAAGTTCCTTATAAACTTGAAGCTGCTTCTGGCGCTATCCTAGTCCCAGAAGATGTGGTTCACACTTTAAGATTGAAGTTGGCAGCAGCCGGTTTTCCTAAGCAAGCTGCGACTGGTTATCAAATTTTAGACTTGGATCAGGGCTTTGGGATTTCTCAGTTCAAAGAAACCACTAACTATCACCGTGCTTTAGAGGGCGAGTTAGCCAAGTCTGTTTCAACCATTAATTCGGTTAAGTCAGCCAGAGTCATGTTGGGATTACCCAAGCGCTCGGTGTTTGTTCGTAAGGAGCAAGAGCCCACGGCATCGGTTGTGGTGGTGTTATATCCGGGTCGTGGACTCGATGAGCAGCAAGTCAACGCTATCGTTTATTTGGTGTCTTCGAGTGTGCCAAATATGAAACCGCAAGGCGTTACGGTGGTTGATCAAAATGGGAATTTGTTGACCAGCAATAACCAAATTGGCACGATGCAAATGAGCTTAAAACAGCTTGATTATACCCGCACCGTTGAAGAAACCCTGTCAGGTAGAATTATTAAATTACTAGCGCCTATTGTTGGTGGACAAAACAAGGTGCGCGCTCAAGTCACCGCAGAACTCGACTTTACCCAACAAGAACAAACTCGCGAAAACTATGAGCCAGATCCAGCTGCCATTCGTTCTGAGCAAGAAGTCAAAGAAATTAACCGTAATGATGCGCCCGGCGGCATTCCTGGTGCTCTGACAAATCAACCGCCGAGAGCGGGTCTTGCGCCAGAAGAAAGTTACGATCCTGGCAAGGATCCAAATCTTAAAAACTCCAAAGAAAAGAAAACCAAAAACTATGAGCTTGACCGCACGGTTAGCCATATTAAAAACTCGGTTGGCAATATTCGCCGTTTATCAGTGGCGGTGGTCGTAGATGATAAGCTCACACTGGATGCCGAAGGCCAGGTGGTGCGCACGCCATTGACGGATGAAGAATTGCAGGGTTATCGTCGTTTGGTTACCGATACCGTTGGTTTGGATGAGGCGAGAGGCGATACCTTAAGTGTAGTCAATGCATCCTTTGTTCAAGAAGTGGAAGAAGTGGTTGAAGGTCCTGCAATTTGGGAGCAACCTTGGTTCTGGAATTTGGTGAAACAAGTCTTAGCTGGCTTAGCGGTCTTAATCATTATTTTCGGCGTGATTCGCCCTATGCTTAAAGATCTATCAAAGCGCGAAGAAACTTTTATGGATTACCCAGAGGATGTTGCTGAGGAAGAAGAAGAGCTTGAAAATACCGATGAGATTTCTAAAGCCCTTGAACAGATGAATGCCGAAGTAGAGCAGGTTGCTGAAGAAGCACAAGAAAACTCTAAAGAAGAACATGACTTGATTGAGAAAGTTAAAACAATTGTGGCTGCAGATCCTAAGTTGGCATCCTTTATTATTCGTGAATGGTTAAAAGCGGGAGGTAAATAA